The following DNA comes from Triticum aestivum cultivar Chinese Spring chromosome 3D, IWGSC CS RefSeq v2.1, whole genome shotgun sequence.
TCCATTTCAACTCCCCAAACCAAACACTGAATTGCAACCATTACATCCCAAACAAACGTAGGAACAAAACCAATCGTAACATTTCATTCCACTTCGTTcccaaaccaaacacaccctaagatAGTTGAAGTGCATTGGCTGCATTTTAGCACAAACCTAAGAGCGCTTTTAATGCATTTTCTGGCACAAACCTAACAACACTTTAAATGTATTTTCAGGACCAACACAGCCGCCCTACACATATGAGCTAACAACTGTAACAAAGCAAATAAATCCTATCTTTAATATCACATAGATCTTAGTACTTTGAATATACAAGTTTCTATCAAAATTCAAGTAAATGTTCACAACAGTTAATTACAAGATTCCAATGGTCTGAGGTCCAGAATgcctatatatatttatatatagttACAAGTTGCATCTTACATTGTGTAACTAAATGAATCATGTATGAACTACTCAATTTCCTTAAACCACCATATACATCCGCCCGGATACTGTCTATCTTCTTATCCTTTTTGCGGCAGAAACCGTTTTAACTTAGCTTGGTTAGTTGGCATCTGTGGATCATTTGCACCCGGTACTTTGAGGAAACCTCAATTATTTGACCAACCAGGCCGTGGTCACTCGTAAAGAATACACCGATGACAGACGCCTCCCTCACCTGCTGCTCCACTTGGAAAAAATACGGCGTGGACTAAACCACCTTCTGTGATTTCAGGCTACGGGAGAGCATCATTTTGTCGCTGCGCTAATCTTGAATACAATCCATTCTGTTTGACAAGGTCGCTGTGCTTTCCGTCCTGCAAAACCATACAAAACAACTTAGACCATGTTTGTACACAACACTGCAAGTCTTGAAAGAAGTGTTCTCATGCTAATTTTAGTGTAGACTTCATGTTAATACTTTGCAACAGCAGTTGAGAACATACCTCCACAATACTGCCATTTTCCATCACAATGATTCTGTCAGCCGCTTGAATCGTAGACAACCTAGAACAAATAATGTTGTTAGCTCGACTCTTCGTGTTCAAAATAAACAGGCACCAGAGTAAGCATACACTACCTGTGAGCTATGATAATCACGGTTCTTCGAGCCTTAGGATCAGTGCTAACTTCTGTGATGACACTCTGTAACACGGCAGAGAGAAAAATTAACAATCTACTCATAAGTAGTACTGCATTTTAATTGCGCTGAATTTGTTTATGAAGAGTTTACCTTCACATAATGTTCACTCTCAGCATCAAGTGCACTAGTAGCTTCGTCGAGTACTAAGATGGCCGGGTCCCTCAGAAGGGCCCTTGCAATAGCGACGCGTTGCTTTTGGCCTCCACTAAGAAGAGCATCGTCGACAATGGTGTTATAACCATCAGGAAGAGCCATTAAGAAATCGTGGGCATAAGCCTGTTTTGCAGCCCACTCAACTTCTTCCTGGCTAACTTCCCTTGGGCAGCCATACTTAATATTAGAAGTAACATCCATCCGGAATAGCTTAGGCTCCTGCATATAACAAGTATATATGCTGTTAAATACAACAAAGATTCATCTGGCACGATGACTTCGCTGGGTTTATTGGATCCGAACCTGTCCCACAAAACCAATTCTTTCCCTGAACCATCTGGTGTCAAGTTCGCTGAGTGGGACACCATCTATTAATATCTGCATCAGTCACAAATATAACTTTAGAGTTCAGACCAATAACTAGTCTGTTTCAAGTTCAACGTGTCATAGCAGCAATACTGGCTCCTGGAAGGGACAGAAACAATAGCAGGGTCGAAATAGCTTACTTGCCCATTTGTAGGTTCATATAGCTGAAGTAGTAGGTTAACTATAGTACTCTTGCCACTTCCACTAAGACCAACCTTTAAATTAGAAACCATATATGAACATTCAGATACAGATCAATACTTGCAAAAATTCAGATATATAGAAAGCATCAGCCTGTATATCTTACAATTGCAACTACTTCATTTGGATTGAGTGTTAGATTCAGTCTTCTCAAAATAGGTGCCTGCGCATTAAGGGCCACATTAGAACCCAAAACCCGTACTTAGTTCATAATAATCACAAAGCACTCAAGCTTTAGGATGAACCCTACTACGTGTGTGCTCAGAAATCATAACAGAAAAGCATCTACAAGGAAGGCGTTAACATACTGAAGGTCTTGAAGGATATGAAAATTCTACATCTGCATATTGAATTCGTCCTTCCAGCTTCTGTAACCTGAGGCCTGCAAGAATGAAATGCTTTAGACTACCGAACAGTTGCACATCCTCCCAATTAAAACATCCAAGCACAGAGACTCGAAACTAAGGTGTCAAGTTAAAAACAGTCTTGCCTTTAGAGGTAAGCTGCCTGCTAGGCAAGAGATCCATCAACCGGAAGACTTTTTCACTTGCTCCGACAGACTGCATCAGGGAGGACCAATTGTCTCCAATCCACCAGGTAGACAAAATCAGCCATTCGGCATACAGTGTGAATTTTGTCAGTTGCTCAGCAGTGAACTTCCCATTCATGATTGCTATTCCTCCAATCAAAACAGCAACAACCTACACAAAGCTTATTTGGAAGAATACTTCATCAGTAGCGCAATGAGAAGCATACACAAAAGCCTTATATTTTTAATACAGATATTAGCAAAACTGAACAGCAACATCAAATACCTGAGTAGAATGGTACAGATAATTCAAGCTCAAGCTCCAGCCTCCATAAGCCATCGTCTGTCGAAAGCTCACATCATACAGCTTATCCAGCCACTTTGCATACCTATGAAAGTACAACACAGGCTTTATGACGTGCATAGTATTATCTTTATGCTATATAAGAGAGACAAATGGGTAGAGTGATTGCCTTTTGAACTCTTGCTTTTCCGTCCCATACACTCGCACTGTTCTAACCAAACTTATCGCTTCTTGAGCAACCTTATTTATAACATAAACATTAGGTGAATCACTGAAATATTTGAGCAACCTTCTCAAATAGACTTCAATTAAAGGACATAAACTTACATTATTGGCACTTGCAGTAAACTCTTGTGCAAATTTAGAGGCCTTTTTCTGATACCTATAAAACAAAGGTGTCATGATGATTTCTTTCACATGGCCAAAGATGCAAAGCAACAAAATGAGGAAACATGGGAGAGGTATTTTGTCGCATTTACTCAAGATTGCTGCACACTAGCAACATAATAGGGAAAGGAGCAAGTAGAGAAAAGGGAGAAATAAACTACACAAGATGTGAAAACAAGTTGTTACCGTCCATGAACTAGCATAATTGTTGACAATGTCCCACAAGTAAGCATAGTGCACAGTCCAAGAGGCCATGATAAGATTAGAAGATAAATCAGTGCTCCTATACCCTGAGACAAAGTAACAACATGAAAAATGAGCTTTACAAGCTACTGGTGAGTATTGTATGCTCAGATACTAAACAACCTTTTCACCTGAAGCAAATTGCGTGAAATCAAATTAAGGTCATTGCCAATAACTCTAGACACTTGCTGGCAGTCAGAACCAAGCCTACTTGTCAAATCTCCGACAGTTTCTTCATCGAAAAAAGCAATATCCTGGCACAATATACAATGCAGTTAAGAAAATTTGTAGCAATTCCGACCAAAAGTATTATGTGCACTAGTTCTTCAGGCAGCAATATTTTCCCCTGTCTGTTTTTACCTGAGAAAGGATGGAATCAAACAGCATTTCTCTCATTCGTTTTACCTAAGAAAAATAGTTGACATAATGATATAAGAGCCTGATCAAACCAAAGGGCAACCTGGAAGGAATAGACTTGTTAAATTACATAAAATCTGACATGGTTTTACCAATATCATGTTGGCAATACCAAAACAGCAGCTTCGCACACCACTGCAAAAGGGGGACACGAGCTAAATAAGCAACCCAAATATATAAGGCAAACAATTTTAGTTCTGTGCAGATTGTCTCACAAAAGtccttgttttgatgtttgcaaactTGTTTGTGCACGTGCAATTGTCCATAATGTACATTGCAGAAATTAAGTGTCTGTTTCACAGCGATGGTACTTATTCTATCACAGCATTCATGATGTACAATGTTGAAATTTAAGTTTGCGTTTCACAGTGATCCTACTAATATTACCCTTCATCCAACTGGAAACATCTCAGCTTTCAAGCTCATCACAGTTCAAAACATTTCCCCAATGCTAGATTGTTCATTACCAGCACAtttcaagttttttaaaattttcatgtaATGTGAAGTGCCGGTAAACGCCTAAGTGGTCTATTTCACTCCAATATGCGATCAACACAGATAGTAGCATAGCTTAGTCTTGTGACCCTGTGCAGTGTGCACGACACGAGCACCGCTTGAAGGAAGAAATAGCTCACCTGAACACTCCGGAAATCATACACAGAACAACCAGGAGCTTGGCGTTCCGGTAGAAGACGGCGCCTCCATTCTGCGCGGAGAAGATGGAGGCCGCGAGCAGATGGGGGATAGCGATCTCCGCGAGCTGCAACCACGACCACAACCACACAGCAGTCAGAGCCACACCAACCAACGAAAGCTTATCCGGACCACGCGGCCGAGACAATCCGCATTACCGCAGCACAGATGAGCGACGCGAAGCCGGCGAAGATGACCCATCGGTCGTTGGCGACGAGGGCCCACATGCGGCTGAGCGCGGAGGCGgccgtggccccgctggcgtcgGCGCGGCCGGCCCCGCCCGCGTCCTCGTCCTCCAGGCGCCACCAGCTGCCGCCCGGGAGCACGTTCCGCAGGCGGCCGATGAACTcgccggcgtcgaggcggcgccTGCCGAGCCCGCCGAACTCGCCGTTGACGGTCGCCGCCGCGCGGATCCTCGCGGCACGCAGCCGGGGCCTGGGCGGCGTCCGCCGCGAGGCCCGCAGGCACGGCCGCCAGGGCGACAGCCCCGCGGGCGCCGCGAGGAGCAGCGCGGCCGGGGCCGGCGGCatttctccctcctcctcctcctcctcccccctcgcgCGCGCGCACGCGATCCGATTCGGAGCGCGATTCAGGCGGGGCGGGGGACGACGGGCGAGCGAGGGAGCGTgcggggcgcggcgcggcggcctCGCCGGGGCTGGTGAATGGGGTTGGGCTTCCGTGCGGTGCGCGGCGCAGCGTGTACCACCGCGGCGCCTCCCTCTCTGCTTCCCTCCGCCGGCTATTCTGCGTTTCCTCCTTGCTTTGTCGCGTCCCTTGGTAAAACCATCTTTTCTTTCCCGACTCTTTTTAaacctttttcttttttctcgccTCGTGTGCGTTCGCGGCGAAATGATCCATGCGTGGGCCGCCGGTGGTGTGGCCGTGGAATTTCCGACCCGTTTCCAAATCCTCTGGATCGGAATTTTCTGGTCGAGAATAATCGAGTTTGGATTGGGCTCTCGTCACGCGGCCGTGCGAACGGGAGAGAGCGGCAAGGCAGAGCAGCTGTTGACTTGTTTCTTTCCGGCTGCTGGTGCGGCGGCCGTGAACCACGTGGAGTGTTGGCTGCTCTCTCCCGCCCCGTTTGGCTCGGCCCGCACAGGTTCTGAGAAGCTCGTGCGCTTTTGCAGAATCGCCTGTACCTGCACAATACTGTAGAATAGAACGATTGGAGGGGGGATTGAAGCAACCGGAATTGGAACCATCCCACACTGTGCGAAACGTATGGGCCTCTTTTCATTTCTTGGGTGGATGAGCGCAGTGAGGCGCGAGAGGTACGTACGCGACCGCGATACGGTCACGTCTGGTCtgggtttggtttggtttggttcggCGATAAGCTACCTCGTCAAGCACGAGCGACTGGACACGCCAGAGTTTTTTTGACAGAGCGCACCAATTTGCATTTTACACTACTAATTTAGTAGCTCCCTGCAGAGTTTCTGTTACTAGGCCAAATCAAGACCACATCCCGCTGCTGGGTTCGTTTCCCAGGGCGGAAGATACCCGCGGGAGCTATGCCCCGCTTACTGCAAAACATAGCTCAGGCCTGCCTTTTGCGCGACGCTAGTGGTTTTTATTCTGCTCTGTGTTCTTTTTTTCTTGAGGGTCTGTGTTCTTTTTTTTTCCTTCTATTTTGGGTGTTTTTTGGTCCTCTTTCTCTTTTACTTTGGTTATCACTGGTTTTCTgcagttttttcttctttttcgcaACCATTATCTAGTTTTTTCATACGGATTGTACATTTTTTGTGTACACCAGTTATATTTCTTATACACATTTAAATTTTTTTAATGGATGAttctttttaaatatattttttgataaAAAATTATACATTTAAAACATTTTATCAAATATATGTAGCATTTTCCAAATAGTCATTGAAATAAAAATGGTACAATTTTTTAATAataaaaacattttttaaaaactatGTGAACATTATTTTACAATGTATCAATATTTTTATAAATATCATAAACCTATTCTTGAAATGGATGAACATTTTAAAATGTAATTTGTTTTCAAACTCATATAACAATTTACAAGAATGTACAA
Coding sequences within:
- the LOC123080222 gene encoding ABC transporter B family member 26, chloroplastic gives rise to the protein MPPAPAALLLAAPAGLSPWRPCLRASRRTPPRPRLRAARIRAAATVNGEFGGLGRRRLDAGEFIGRLRNVLPGGSWWRLEDEDAGGAGRADASGATAASALSRMWALVANDRWVIFAGFASLICAALAEIAIPHLLAASIFSAQNGGAVFYRNAKLLVVLCMISGVFSGVRSCCFGIANMILVKRMREMLFDSILSQDIAFFDEETVGDLTSRLGSDCQQVSRVIGNDLNLISRNLLQGIGALIYLLILSWPLGLCTMLTCGTLSTIMLVHGRYQKKASKFAQEFTASANNVAQEAISLVRTVRVYGTEKQEFKRYAKWLDKLYDVSFRQTMAYGGWSLSLNYLYHSTQVVAVLIGGIAIMNGKFTAEQLTKFTLYAEWLILSTWWIGDNWSSLMQSVGASEKVFRLMDLLPSRQLTSKGLRLQKLEGRIQYADVEFSYPSRPSAPILRRLNLTLNPNEVVAIVGLSGSGKSTIVNLLLQLYEPTNGQILIDGVPLSELDTRWFRERIGFVGQEPKLFRMDVTSNIKYGCPREVSQEEVEWAAKQAYAHDFLMALPDGYNTIVDDALLSGGQKQRVAIARALLRDPAILVLDEATSALDAESEHYVKSVITEVSTDPKARRTVIIIAHRLSTIQAADRIIVMENGSIVEDGKHSDLVKQNGLYSRLAQRQNDALP